From Lucilia cuprina isolate Lc7/37 chromosome 4, ASM2204524v1, whole genome shotgun sequence:
CATCCATTATTTCGTAACTATGTTTGTATGCCACCGGCTCAGCGTAAGTAgattttggaattttatttgtttgcaagTAAGAAACGCTGTCTgtttattttcactttaattAGTTTACAATTGGGTGGAGGTCAAAACGAAAATGTGGGCCTTAAACTTGGGTAAACCGGTTAATGTACCACCTCTAACAGAAGCCATGGCTGTGGAGCTGGGTGCCAATCTATTGGGTGAATTCATTATTTTCGCCATTGGTGCTGGTCTATTGATATTTGAATATGCTAGGTAAGTGGCCTTTGTGTTGAAATAAATTGAactaacattttctatatttttcgatttatgcatatgtaattttttattcaatttaaaacacttgttttttagtaaaatctttttaaatttctttttccaGGCAAACAAGCAACGAAgctaaaaaacaagaaaaagctAAACTAGAAAAGGATGAACTAACTAATCGTTTAGCCGAAATGACATTCCGTTTGGAGCGTCAAGATGCCCAATTAAGAGAAATGACCAGGGTATTAGCAGATATAGGTAAGTTTTGGGAATAttgttttctaataaattaaagCAATAGTAACTAATAgtcttttaaaatcataaaagatGAATTAAAAGTAACTTGCTACAATCTGTTACAATATTTAGAACAAGAAAcgctaaaaactaaaattgaaattaaggataaagaaaagcttaaaaatcaAGTGTAGAAAGTTCAAGatgctaaacatttttttatttttattataaaacgtgtatgtgaatttttatattgttttataactttatttttgtatatatacatcTATTAATATCCCTTCCTTTTTCCTTACacatttgtattaaattgtttacttttacaTTACATTATGTCATTGCTTTGTTTTTGCCTTCAATTGcttgtttttcttcattttaatcATGATCACTTTTCCTTTTTCCAGAATCACGTTCAATTTTCAGATGGACCAAAGATAGAATACAAGAATATCAGCCATTTAATCCAGACACTCCAAATCAAACACCACCATCACACTATCAGAAAATATCGCCTTATAATCCTGAGGGTGGTCTTATTATGAGGGCCCTACATTTCCTAGAAACCCAAGTGTTCACAAATGTCAAACCAACAGTACAGACCATTACAGTAAAACCAGTTGAACAGACCCAAATCACTGAAACTCCTTTTCAAAACATGACCCAAGTCTCGGaagatgttgctgctgctgacgATGAAGAATTAGTTGTTAAATCGAATACAGAACGTCCTACTCTAAAACAGTGACTACAACAGAATATTGAGC
This genomic window contains:
- the LOC111676090 gene encoding putative OPA3-like protein CG13603 isoform X2; protein product: MVIGAFPAAKLGVLAIKQISKPIANIIKSKAKEHPLFRNYVCMPPAQLYNWVEVKTKMWALNLGKPVNVPPLTEAMAVELGANLLGEFIIFAIGAGLLIFEYARQTSNEAKKQEKAKLEKDELTNRLAEMTFRLERQDAQLREMTRVLADIGVLKKTNSKLTEMANSPLPPPPVAVPQSTNSTAAPIVVESKMLKDENLIKIQKMSYSTRGL
- the LOC111676090 gene encoding putative OPA3-like protein CG13603 isoform X1 yields the protein MVIGAFPAAKLGVLAIKQISKPIANIIKSKAKEHPLFRNYVCMPPAQLYNWVEVKTKMWALNLGKPVNVPPLTEAMAVELGANLLGEFIIFAIGAGLLIFEYARQTSNEAKKQEKAKLEKDELTNRLAEMTFRLERQDAQLREMTRVLADIESRSIFRWTKDRIQEYQPFNPDTPNQTPPSHYQKISPYNPEGGLIMRALHFLETQVFTNVKPTVQTITVKPVEQTQITETPFQNMTQVSEDVAAADDEELVVKSNTERPTLKQ